A part of Drosophila ananassae strain 14024-0371.13 chromosome 2R, ASM1763931v2, whole genome shotgun sequence genomic DNA contains:
- the LOC6493756 gene encoding protein split ends isoform X3, which translates to MVSTFIGLLDIQSWWEIPCISHFCSLFSSAFDLPDIDIEDLESALLSDGTSDEDQVALVPELIVRLLKGCDALQSVAKEITHSNYQMFLRRFLRQQCRLHQTENHFDTDVDFQSLPVRKRLHILHDLCHFRLDSADVQVILSNLEADSLRVEPLGYDAKNSGYWYFYGTRLYREDKATGAAASGSSGSGSGAVGGAAFTSAGGAGSKGTVWQVICFTEEDWQNLAAKFKTSTNAKERELFQILDENFLPKLPQLFRERERLRRRKLLQVRNSSRIRNLAELKARQEEERQRRERENLYQERQNANWVALPAQQQQQQPQQQQQQTQRTRRRSQSTSTASGISTYASSLRRTTTTNSSEFLCHRETFCLTPENEDEEAPENDDEEQQNPEQPQEPEPEHREEEHQEESLAASASGNDFRSPQTPPELKSKSHHHRHHHQHHHHHHKKKKSGKKQKKRHRERDRDRDHHHHHRRRHKHASEADEPEDDNNNHNHNSNSNSNTNSSASSRRRCGHQQQQQQQQPESSQAPQTSLSPEDKENFCRQLQLLDTNSAAIAVATSIADLDLPSPLAHDSEVEEAEEQHQQQPPETPAPSVVAASMAPAANVKLPGRQTNNSLSSLTGNIFIPAGSSQPAQQQQSQQEQQAQSSSSTSNSSNTNSAASTVRSKKQKAVLNSSKAADKAERSLSKAEAAGKSKKSTAGSSASSSSSKAERQSGAYSDKSGDDFTETEEVLQIGMHKVLVYVKNHRDAWPFMDPVEEDIAPRYYSIIRRPMDLLKMEDKLDSGEYHKFSEFRNDFRLIVNNCRLYNGHNNGNEYTEMVNNLQDAFEKATKKYFDNLSDDDDDDPNLSYPAADSKMNVFREKYFSKKTKEEAEKDVVGRPESSPEEDQSDIGEEAAQKVQKRKRKEKDKRRKKKTKSKADLDTDDEDMEAEREPTPPTPPVLSKKSKAGKLAKDKEKDKDKEKEKEKEKDKEKDKEKDKDKDSSSSKRGRKLKGEKSSSKPGKQQQKTKKGAKKSSHGTEPESDLDSGPSDDSSDDEHLSLVKTKSLMKPTARTIAAQKKKSVPAESKVKTSPTKRQAKGKSKAARKAKEDSAESDISDVDVKKQLPPTAAAALAESAAELEDDDEDVRGADGDEDDSRSRSMSPFKVDLHKKYSKSALNDDLSELLTTVKKVPRHKEDDEDADRVRDADGDFKSLNNSRASSPEHAAPISKKGKKGESSKKEKEKDKKSQERNKDKSKDKDKEKEKDKSRKKGKEESALSAAAAAAAAEQAELEMLLPFMDKYDVIKYRRSRASNSLAPAEDTKPASTKNSRETKKTSTKRERSPAEPAEPKRSRKSKDQKRSKEQSEKPEKPEKASKTDSEKHSEKSKKKEEQSKEKAEKPVKEKPAKEKSPPPPLISESVKELSAPTPAASTPASKSKEAPGKAAPKKRPDKQMPPPPKPADKPPEKGTGKKAANKKAAQKAGQPQTNNNTNLAALDVETEQTLKDINRWLEHTPRFTEFSSASNSPSRYTLLDDFDSGIGNKLDAADFRRPVALAASKAELVPTKLAEALNELVSDPKEPVIKSESESAAPTASSVSSSCGTPPHSMHSGNSIGSTSATAASSSSCSINSMATPLPIANTPTPTPPPPPLMPLSKPKEHGTTQLLLNPPPPPHIKQQMAKEAKRKSLKEKQAAQAAQAQQVKAKGNIMRTIERLQPGKAKGNLIQNVVAGKATEESSDSNVGANSVKEPKNALITETSDGAPKLSLGTVIKTQDFALGKTLEELAGKKSQDEDESPSEEVKPEESSAPTTPNKDPPKPFEALLELSKVAKSSEAPKSEAGQKEKPNLSAWLKAFGGPKVSKKSEDEEKQQSSLQDSNSDSKVAPPAHSPAGDNFSLPTVMRQRKPSTGSTNSERSSFSQDPDSPRIAIDERYGSYAAGSYTSPIGASPIGASPIMVSPKPNDDMGKPASPYPLNGAIKVGFYQDTTTKSSPDKSCSPREMNSPYPQYSQHIYSSASSPNVSTPDLSGTSPYGGGNSYNPSGSEASKTPAYSSTSPLPIYDQYKQPRSQESDYNSSMSPSTPNPHSPYQQPQTSPYTTPQQSQSTQPSPFHSQSPYHQQQHSPYHPPAAQQQQSSQQSSHSPAAHQQAHSPMPSSVDSPASSAATQPPTPLAQSPAEQQHSPYQQPVLSPYQQPQQQQQQQQVQPPVVAPVQPASGSVPSTALGNNGYGTSHEGYQQQQHQQQQQQQQRSLYNPATLINPLPSSASSTASITKPNNDWSLSRSLLPPSITNPTNQVQQQQQTTGQQQQQPQLQATQQQQSLLQTPSQQQQLQATQQAQQQLQTPQQQQQPLQAPQQQQQQLQTPQQQQQQPKILPQQQQQVLGHQQAQKPKYPTYAQYQSTNAAANAAAAADAVDTQQQQQQQQLQKIVPPSYGSDMATFMQQIQQPPKTETLINPLKRPGEEMGMDYSGNSVNKLAKIDETAAQQQQQQQQQQQQQQQQQQQQQTHNQTQSLINKQQQMFNSFLGSMAFGKPLGNIAPDKAFEMYNRAAAMGFPKDFGKDNSCQLQQQQQQQPQQQTPQASSNKQQGNQQQAQLNQPHLTQLQTAHNQNYQQQQQQQTQAQKLTLQQQQPPQQHNYQQQQAQMNHNYNATQQQQPTTVEKPAAAQSAGAASGGDANSNMMHLPSTAHQHHLSQTHHLAAYNKPTPPPPQTYSNPLMHSLTESMLGYAGNYFDKSMPPAAHMYSASSAAATAYGNPAQQLPGNYVPGNNNPAHQPQQQQQQPQQQQQQQQPQPQVAPAEVKAPAKRGRKKKAATIQAEAAAAAAKQQQQQQQQQAQQQQQVATAQQQQQQQQQQQQQQQQAQQQQQHQTMPQYNSATHSQALHQGFQLYAGLKSGGVSSPVPSTGATPATGSGNANQTAADAAAISLKTSTGMVPGSAFNFAPTPGALGLYGDQSAAAAASSYLDQFRDAPNPYYMPPAPAHSGAAPNPGANPKDSSQNPLNTAAGSYPFLAAAHPSTRAAAAAAAYPFGDPNSQLYQQYLRRDDFHSRMIFNQSLLGGPAAAAAAAAGYGQPPPPPSAYQRATLGMPKPYDINRQSWF; encoded by the exons ATGGTTTCTACTTTCATTGGCCTATTGG acatTCAATCATGGTGGGAGATACCGTGTATTTCGCATTTCTGTTCATTGTTTAGTTCCGCCTTTGATCTTCCCGACATCGATATCGAG GACCTCGAATCGGCGCTGCTCTCCGATGGTACCAGCGATGAGGATCAGGTTGCCCTAGTGCCCGAGTTAATTGTGCGCCTGCTGAAGGGTTGCGATGCGCTACAGTCGGTAGCCAAGGAAATCACACACAGCAACTATCAGATGTTCTTGCGTCGCTTCCTGCGCCAACAGTGTCGCCTGCACCAGACCGAGAACCACTTCGACACGGACGTTGACTTCCAGTCGCTGCCCGTGCGCAAGCGCCTGCACATCCTGCACGACCTGTGCCATTTCCGCCTCGACTCGGCCGATGTGCAGGTCATTCTCAGCAACTTAGAGGCGGACAGTCTGCGCGTGGAGCCCCTCGGCTACGACGCAAAGAACTCCGGCTACTGGTACTTCTACGGCACGCGCCTCTATCGTGAGGACAAGGCCACTGGAGCAGCAGCATCTGGCTCgtctggatctggatctgggGCTGTGGGCGGAGCAGCGTTCACTTCAGCGGGTGGAGCTGGTAGCAAGGGCACCGTCTGGCAGGTCATCTGCTTTACCGAGGAGGATTGGCAGAATTTGGCGGCCAAGTTCAAGACCTCCACCAACGCCAAGGAGCGCGAACTATTCCAGATACTTGATGAGAACTTTTTGCCCAAGCTGCCGCAGCTTTTCCGTGAGCGTGAGCGTTTGAGGCGCAGGAA ACTCCTGCAAGTGCGCAACTCCAGCCGTATTCGCAACCTTGCCGAGCTAAAGGCGCGCCAGGAAGAGGAGCGCCAGCGTCGCGAGCGTGAGAATCTCTACCAGGAACGGCAGAACGCTAACTGGGTAGCACTGCcggcgcagcagcagcagcagcagccgcagcaacagcaacagcagaccCAACGCACACGCAGACG ATCGCAATCGACTTCAACGGCTAGCGGTATTTCCACATACGCAAGCTCCCTGAGACGAACAACCACAACTAATTCGAGCGAATTTCTGTGCCACAGGGAAACCTTCTGCCTCACGCCAGAAAACGAAGACGAGGAGGCGCCAGAAAACGACGACGAGGAGCAGCAGAACCCCGAGCAGCCGCAGGAACCAGAGCCAGAGCACCGGGAGGAGGAGCACCAGGAGGAATCACTAGCGGCTTCAGCAAGCGGCAACGATTTTCGGTCACCCCAAACGCCTCCGGAATTAAAGAGCAAGAGCCACCATCaccgtcatcatcatcaacaccaccaccaccaccacaagaAGAAAAAGTCGGGTAAGAAGCAGAAGAAGCGCCATCGGGAGAGAGATCGCGACAGAGATCATCACCATCACCATCGCCGGCGACACAAGCATGCCTCAGAGGCCGACGAACCGGaggacgacaacaacaaccacaaccacaatagcaacagcaatagcaacaCAAACAGCAGTGCCAGCAGCCGACGACGCTGTggccaccagcagcagcaacagcagcagcagccagagTCCAGCCAGGCACCACAAACCTCTCTAAGTCCCGAGGACAAGGAGAACTTCTGTAGGCAGCTTCAGCTCCTGGACACCAACTCGGCTGCCATTGCTGTTGCCACGAGCATCGCTGATCTTGACTTGCCCTCGCCGTTGGCACATGACAGCGAAGTCGAGGAGGCCGAggagcagcaccagcagcaaccACCAGAAACCCCAGCACCATCCGTAGTAGCTGCCTCAATGGCGCCAGCGGCGAATGTAAAACTGCCGGGCCGGCAGACAAACAATTCCCTCAGTTCGCTGACGGGCAACATCTTCATACCGGCAGGAAGTAGCCAGCcggcgcagcagcaacagtcaCAGCAGGAGCAACAGGCACAGAGCAGCAGtagcaccagcaacagcagcaacaccaacagcgcCGCCAGCACAGTGCGGTCCAAGAAGCAGAaggccgtcctgaacagcaGCAAGGCGGCGGACAAGGCGGAGCGCAGCCTCAGCAAAGCGGAGGCGGCGGGAAAATCGAAGAAGTCCACGGCTGGGTCCTCTGCGTCCTCGTCCTCGAGCAAAGCAGAGCGCCAGAGCGGAGCCTACTCGGACAAGAGCGGCGATGA CTTCACCGAAACGGAGGAGGTCCTGCAGATCGGGATGCACAAGGTGCTCGTCTACGTCAAGAACCACAGAGATGCCTGGCCGTTTATGGATCCCGTTGAAGAGGATATAGCACCTCGCTACTACTCGATCATCCGAAG ACCCATGGACTTGCTGAAGATGGAGGACAAGCTGGACAGTGGAGAGTATCACAAGTTCAGTGAATTTCGTAATGACTTTCGCTTGATTGTAAACAACTGCAGGTTGTACAATGGGCACAACAATGGTAATG AGTACACGGAGATGGTCAACAATCTGCAGGATGCTTTCGAGAAGGCCACTAAGAAGTACTTCGATAATCTGtccgacgacgacgacgacgatccGAACCTCAGCTACCCCGCCGCCGATTCCAAGATGAATGTCTTTCGGGAGAAGTACTTCAGCAAGAAGACCAAAGAGGAGGCGGAAAAGGACGTGGTGGGCCGGCCGGAGAGCAGCCCCGAGGAAGATCAGAGCGACATCGGGGAGGAAGCCGCCCAGAAGGTCCAGAAACGCAAGCGCAAGGAGAAGGACAAACGGCGCAAAAAGAAAACCAAGAGCAAGGCGGACCTCGACACCGATGACGAGGACATGGAGGCGGAGAGGGAACCCACTCCGCCAACTCCGCCTGTTCTCAGCAAGAAAAGCAAAGCGGGTAAATTGGCAAAGGATAAGGAGAAGGATAAGGACaaggagaaggagaaagaAAAGGAGAAAGACAAAGAAAAGGACAAAGAGAAAGACAAGGATAAGGACTCGTCCTCGTCCAAGCGAGGCCGCAAGCTGAAAGGCGAAAAGTCCTCCAGCAAGCCGGGAAAGCAACAGCAAAAGACCAAAAAGGGGGCCAAGAAGTCTTCTCACGGAACGGAACCCGAATCTGACCTAGACTCTGGTCCCAGCGACGACTCCAGCGACGACGAACACCTGTCCCTGGTCAAGACCAAGTCCCTCATGAAGCCCACTGCGCGGACGATTGCGGCGCAGAAGAAGAAGTCTGTGCCCGCGGAATCGAAGGTGAAAACATCGCCGACAAAGCGGCAGGCGAAGGGGAAGTCCAAAGCTGCGCGCAAGGCGAAGGAGGACTCGGCGGAGAGTGACATATCCGACGTGGATGTGAAGAAGCAACTGCCGCCAACTGCGGCAGCGGCGCTGGCCGAGTCGGCCGCCGAGCTGGAGGATGACGACGAAGACGTACGTGGTGCGGACGGGGACGAGGATGACTCGCGATCGCGCAGCATGTCGCCCTTCAAGGTTGATCTCCACAAGAAATACTCAAAAAGTGCCCTTAACGATGATCTCTCCGAGCTGTTGACTACCGTGAAGAAGGTGCCCAGGCATAAGGAAGATGACGAAGACGCGGACCGAGTCCGCGACGCTGACGGCGATTTTAAATCTCTTAACAACAGTAGGGCCAGCTCCCCAGAGCATGCTGCTCCCATTTCCAAGAAGGGAAAGAAGGGAGAAAgttcaaaaaaagaaaaggaaaaggaTAAAAAGAGCCAAGAAAGGAATAAAGACAAAAGCAAAGATAAGGATAAGGAAAAGGAGAAGGATAAGTCCCGGAAGAAGGGCAAGGAGGAGTCGGCCTTGTCGGCAGCAGCTGCGGCGGCCGCCGCCGAGCAGGCGGAACTGGAGATGCTGCTGCCATTCATGGACAAGTACGACGTGATTAAGTACCGACGAAGTCGCGCCTCCAACTCGCTAGCTCCCGCCGAGGACACCAAACCGGCCAGCACCAAAAACTCCAGGGAGACCAAAAAGACATCAACGAAAAGGGAGAGGTCCCCGGCGGAACCGGCGGAGCCTAAGCGCAGCAGGAAGAGCAAGGACCAAAAGCGATCGAAGGAGCAGTCGGAAAAGCCGGAAAAACCGGAGAAGGCGTCGAAAACAGATTCCGAGAAGCACAGCGAGAaatcaaaaaagaaagagGAGCAATCGAAAGAGAAGGCGGAAAAGCCAGTGAAGGAGAAGCCAGCAAAGGAGAAGTCACCACCGCCTCCCTTGATATCGGAATCAGTCAAGGAACTATCAGCCCCTACGCCGGCAGCTTCCACCCCAGCGAGTAAATCGAAGGAGGCGCCCGGCAAAGCTGCTCCCAAGAAAAGGCCCGACAAGCAAATGCCTCCGCCTCCGAAGCCGGCCGACAAGCCACCGGAGAAGGGCACCGGCAAGAAGGCGGCCAACAAGAAGGCTGCCCAGAAGGCAGGCCAGCCGCAGACCAACAACAACACTAACCTGGCGGCCCTCGATGTGGAAACGGAGCAGACGCTGAAGGACATAAACCGCTGGCTGGAGCACACGCCGCGCTTCACGGAGTTCAGTTCGGCTAGCAACTCCCCGTCCCGCTACACTCTCCTGGACGACTTCGACTCTGGAATCGGCAATAAGCTGGATGCAGCGGACTTCAGAAGACCAGTGGCCCTGGCCGCGTCAAAGGCCGAGCTGGTGCCAACCAAGCTGGCCGAGGCACTCAACGAGTTGGTGAGCGATCCCAAGGAACCGGTCATCAAGTCCGAGTCCGAATCGGCGGCTCCAACGGCCAGCAGTGTGAGCAGCAGCTGCGGAACTCCGCCACATTCGATGCACTCCGGAAACTCCATTGGCAGCACATCTGCCACGGCTGCTTCCAGCTCGAGTTGCTCCATCAACTCGATGGCCACTCCCCTGCCGATAGCGAACACTCCCACGCCAacgccaccgccaccacctcTCATGCCCCTGTCGAAGCCCAAGGAGCACGGTACCACGCAGCTGCTCCTGAACCCGCCACCTCCGCCGCACATCAAGCAGCAGATGGCCAAGGAGGCGAAGCGGAAGTCCTTGAAAGAAAAGCAGGCGGCCCAAGCGGCGCAGGCCCAGCAGGTGAAGGCCAAGGGCAATATAATGAGGACCATCGAGAGGCTCCAGCCCGGCAAGGCGAAGGGGAATCTTATCCAAAACGTCGTGGCGGGGAAAGCAACCGAAGAGAGCAGCGACTCGAATGTTGGCGCCAACTCAGTCAAGGAACCAAAGAACGCCCTGATCACGGAAACAAGCGACGGCGCTCCGAAGCTCAGTCTGGGCACCGTAATCAAGACCCAGGACTTTGCCTTGGGGAAGACGCTGGAGGAGCTGGCGGGCAAGAAGTCCCAAGACGAAGACGAGAGTCCCAGTGAGGAGGTGAAGCCAGAGGAGTCTTCGGCACCAACAACTCCGAACAAGGACCCCCCGAAACCCTTCGAAGCTCTGCTGGAACTAAGTAAAGTCGCCAAATCCTCAGAGGCGCCGAAATCGGAAGCAGGTCAAAAGGAGAAGCCCAATCTCAGCGCCTGGCTCAAGGCCTTCGGTGGCCCGAAGGTGAGCAAGAAGTCCGAGGACGAGGAGAAGCAACAGTCCAGCCTGCAGGACTCGAACAGCGACAGCAAGGTGGCCCCTCCGGCCCATTCTCCGGCCGGTGACAACTTTTCGCTGCCGACGGTCATGCGCCAGAGGAAACCGAGCACTGGAAGCACAAACTCGGAACGAAGTTCCTTCAGCCAGGACCCGGACTCGCCGAGAATCGCCATCGATGAACGATACGGGTCCTACGCAGCGGGCTCGTACACCTCTCCGATCGGGGCCTCCCCCATCGGAGCGTCGCCCATTATGGTGTCGCCAAAGCCAAACGATGATATGGGCAAGCCTGCGTCGCCCTACCCCTTAAACGGAGCCATCAAAGTGGGCTTCTACCAGGACACCACGACCAAGAGCAGTCCGGACAAGAGCTGCAGCCCCAGGGAGATGAACTCCCCATATCCGCAATACTCCCAGCACATCTACTCCTCCGCCTCGTCGCCCAATGTCTCCACTCCCGATCTGAGCGGAACTTCTCCGTACGGAGGGGGAAACAGCTACAATCCCTCCGGCTCGGAAGCGTCAAAGACACCCGCCTACTCCTCCACGTCGCCTCTGCCCATCTACGATCAGTACAAGCAGCCGCGATCCCAGGAGTCGGACTACAACTCCTCGATGAGTCCGAGCACCCCGAATCCCCACTCGCCGTACCAGCAGCCGCAGACCTCTCCGTACACCACCCCGCAACAGTCTCAGTCGACGCAGCCTTCGCCCTTCCACAGCCAGTCGCCttaccaccagcagcagcactcACCATATCATCCGCCCGcggcccagcagcagcagtcctCGCAGCAGTCGTCGCACAGTCCGGCCGCCCACCAACAGGCCCACAGTCCCATGCCGAGCAGTGTGGACTCTCCGGCCTCCTCGGCAGCCACTCAGCCTCCCACTCCGCTGGCCCAGTCTCCGGCGGAGCAGCAGCACTCGCCGTATCAGCAGCCGGTGCTGTCGCCATACCAGCAAcctcagcaacagcaacagcagcaacaagttCAGCCTCCGGTGGTGGCTCCAGTTCAACCTGCATCAGGTTCCGTGCCATCGACGG CTCTGGGCAACAACGGATATGGTACCTCTCACGAGGGctaccagcaacagcaacatcagcagcagcaacagcagcagcagcgctcTCTGTACAATCCAGCCACTTTGATTAATCCCTTGCCAAGCTCTGCATCTTCCACGGCCTCCATTACTAAGCCGAACAACGACTGGAGTCTCAGTCGAAGCCTGTTGCCCCCCAGCATTACGAATCCTACCAATCAggtgcaacaacagcaacagacaactgggcaacaacagcagcagccgcagttGCAGGCGACCCAACAGCAGCAGTCGCTCTTGCAGACGCCTTCACAACAACAGCAGTTGCAGGCAACACAGCAAGCTCAGCAGCAATTGCAGACgccacaacagcagcagcagccattGCAGGCgccacaacagcagcagcagcaattgcAGACgccacaacagcagcagcaacagccaaaGATTctgccacagcagcagcaacaagtgTTGGGGCATCAACAGGCACAGAAGCCGAAATACCCAACATACGCGCAGTACCAGTCGACCAATGCAGCAGCCAatgcagcggcagcagcagatgcagtggacacccagcagcaacagcagcagcagcagcttcaAAAGATTGTGCCGCCAAGCTACGGCAGCGACATGGCCACTTTTATGCAGCAAATTCAGCAGCCTCCTAAAACGGAGACATTGATCAACCCTCTGAAAAGACCTGGCGAGGAAATGGGCATGGACTACAGTGGTAATTCTGTAAACAAATTGGCGAAAATAGATGAGACTGCAGctcagcagcaacaacagcagcaacaacagcagcagcaacagcaacagcaacagcagcagcaacagaccCATAACCAAACGCAATCCCTGATAAACAAACAACAGCAAATGTTCAACAGTTTCTTGGGTTCCATGGCATTCGGGAAGCCTTTGGGCAACATAGCGCCCGACAAGGCATTTGAGATGTACAACAGAGCGGCGGCCATGGGTTTCCCCAAGGACTTTGGCAAGGATAACAGTTGCcagttgcagcagcaacagcagcagcagccacaacaACAAACTCCCCAAGCCAGCAGCAACAAGCAACAGGGTAACCAGCAACAGGCGCAGCTGAATCAGCCGCATCTGACTCAGCTACAAACGGCCCACAATCAGAACtatcaacagcagcagcagcagcagacgcAGGCGCAGAAGTTGAccctgcaacagcaacagccgcCGCAGCAACACAAttaccagcaacagcaggcgCAGATGAACCATAACTACAACGCCacgcagcaacagcagccgacaACGGTCGAGAAACCAGCCGCTGCCCAGTCGGCGGGGGCTGCTTCGGGCGGCGATGCCAACAGCAACATGATGCATCTGCCATCCACAGCTCACCAGCATCATCTCAGCCAGACCCACCATTTGGCTGCCTACAACAAGCCCACGCCGCCTCCGCCCCAGACCTACAGCAACCCACTGATGCACAGCCTCACGGAATCAATGCTGGGCTATGCCGGCAACTACTTCGACAAGTCTATGCCGCCGGCGGCCCACATGTACAGTGCCTCGAGTGCAGCGGCCACGGCTTACGGCAATCCAGCGCAGCAGTTGCCGGGTAACTATGTTCCCGGTAACAACAATCCCGCGCAccagccgcagcagcaacagcagcagccccaacaacagcagcagcagcagcagccacaacCGCAAGTTGCGCCTGCCGAAGTCAAAGCTCCGGCAAAAAGAGGAAGGAAAAAGAAGGCAGCAACAATCCAAGCCGAGGCAGCGGCTGCCGCTGcaaaacaacagcagcagcagcaacaacagcaggcccaacagcagcaacaagtgGCCAcggcccagcagcagcaacaacaacagcagcaacaacagcagcagcagcaacaggcacagcaacagcagcagcaccagacCATGCCGCAGTACAATTCTGCCACGCATTCGCAGGCGCTGCACCAAGGATTCCAACTATACGCGGGCCTGAAATCCGGCGGAGTGTCCTCACCAGTGCCCAGCACAGGAGCCACGCCGGCGACAGGTTCGGGCAATGCCAACCAAACGGCGGCCGATGCGGCTGCCATTTCGCTGAAGACTTCCACGGGAATGGTTCCGGGCAGTGCCTTTAATTTCGCTCCTACACCAGGAGCCCTGGGATTGTATGGGGATCAAtcggcagcggcggcagccAGTAGCTATCTGGACCAGTTTAGAGACGCACCCAATCCTTACTATATGCCGCCGGCGCCAGCGCATAGTGGAGCAGCCCCCAATCCGGGTGCTAATCCCAAGGACTCGAGTCAAAACCCACTAAATACAGCTGCCGGATCGTATCCGTTCCTGGCGGCAGCACATCCTTCCACGCGGGCAGccgcggcagcagcagcatatCCATTTGGGGACCCCAACTCGCAGTTGTATCAGCAGTACTTGCGGCGCGACGACTTCCACTCCCGGATGATCTTCAACCAGAGTCTGCTGGGCGGgccggcagcggcggcggcggcagcagccgGATACGGGcaaccgccgccgccgccgtcgGCCTATCAACGGGCCACGCTGGGCATGCCCAAGCCGTATGACATTAACCGGCAATCATGGTTTTAG